aaaGTGAGAGTGAtagagatctagagagagaaacactgagatctgtatatatatatatatatatatatatatagagagagagagagagagagagagagagagagagagagagagagagagagagagaatgagggaaCCAGCTACGCAATTTGTCGACGGTAACAACAATGGATCGTCATCGCCTCCACAAGCCCTCCTTGAGAGGCTCAAGGATTACGGCCAAGAAGACGCTTTTACCCTCTGGGACGAGCTTTCTCCCGACGAACGCGACCTTCTCGTTAGGGACATCGAAGTGAGTCAATTCCCACACAACATTTCACCACATTCACATTTTTGTATTTAGTTCGTTAGATCTCTCTCATCTTCTATCATCGTGAATTCAATTTGCGTTCCAATCCAATTTTTATATTTAACAATCGCCTCGactaattcaatatttttttattcgaTTGTTTCGTGCTTTAAATCCGATTCTGTTGATCGAATTCAGGGCATAGATCTTCCAAGGATCGACAGGATCGTCCGTTGTTCATTTCAATCCCAAGGTAGCACTCTCTTATTTGAAACAAACCGCATATCAGTCCGTTTCACACAAGGGGTTCcacattttagttaaaatgcagacctttccatttgtctcctttccttttccgatcaaattttgatgatccgggcgattgattttatgggtacccgcgagaaatcggcaaaaaatgaccgggaagtacttgatttgagcagtttttatttgaactgttcaataaaaaactattcagatgaagtcattttcggtcattttttttgccgatttctcgcgggtacccttaaaatcaagtttTGAATACCTTGagcagctcagatcatcaaagTTCAATCGGGAGAGGGgtctgcattttaactaaaatgaggacccctcatttgaaacaaaccgtgtgtgtatacacacacGTAGATATATACTACTCGACTGGGCACACGTGTTGCATGTGCAAATCGTGTtatgcaaaagataaaaagagaagTCTTGAATCTTGATTAAGCTGCATTGAAATCTGGGATGTGAGAGAGTAGAATAGAAAAGAGTTTGGGGTGGCAGTTCTGTTTGTCTTCCTTCTTGGCAGTTTCTTTAGGTAATTAAAGCCTAGTTTGGGACAACGTCGTGTGAGCCACAGTAATAGATgatagatacatatatacataggtGGATGTGTTTTTAGTGGGAATATACgcttcttttttctgttttcccaATTGTTCAGGAGTTCAGGCAGCGGCAATCGAACCAGTGCCGGAGGGTAGTGTATCGACTGTGGAGGAGCGAAcgctagaagagagagagaaatggtggAAAATGGGGTTGAAGGCTATCTCAGATGGCAAGTTAGCTGTGTTGCTTCTTTCTGGTGGCCAGGTATTCtatcttatttttaaaaaaaaattagaatccaCACCCCGCGATGATAGACAagcaaaaaggctacaagatAATAGGCTACAAGATAATAGACCCAAAAAGAGGCTACACGTGATAGACCTCAAACGTGGTTACACGTGAGGGGcgatgttaaggaaatatagttccacattgcttgagaatggaatgggtgatcacttaataacatttgggacctctccactcattgccaattggctttgagatggatataaagtttccacaactTCTTGTACAGTTCAACTTGTGTGGCTCGTGATTCTAGGAGTTATTATACTTCAACTTTTTGTGGTGAAtattttacaaaaccaaaaaaggtgaaattactatttttttttgttaatgatgTTTGCTTTATGGGGAATCTACAAGTGGGAATTCGGTGATGGATATGTTCATGCAATCCAAGTAAGAATGCAACTTTGTTAATGATCTGCGAATAAGGAGTTTATACCCATTCTGTGCATAAATGTTGATAGCATATTCCAGATTCTTGTTATCTGAACCCATTCGAGAATAGCAAGgggaaagaaaaaccaaaataagGACTTATGGTAGGGCTGATACGTGATAATGTCATAGGGGATAGTGTTGTTATCTACTGCCGTGGGAGAGCAATTCAGGGCCAAAACAACCCCTTTTTTCTTCCCTGGAATCAGTCTTCTCTGCAGTCTGAGATTGGATTGTAGATAATTGTTGGTGTAATCTTGGCCATCCGAAAGTGTTTCTAATGGCTTAGATATGTTAAAAGAATTTTACCAGGATGTCTTTTTGAAATCGGGACCACTAATTACTGAGATGGACCTCTGATATGCAACTGTCCAATTGAGAGAAGCCGGGTCATTTTTTGATACCCCAGAGGCCAGATCCATTGCCTTGTTGGACAGATTACTGTGTGCATAACATATCTGTCAAAGCTAAACATATTTATTAGGGAAAGTTGATCATTTGGTTTCTGTTAGTCATTGGATTCACGACTTTGGTTGTTACTTTGATCTTTCTACAAGTAAAATGGTGGTTAATTGTGAAATTTATAATTAGTAACAGAGGTTCAATGGTAGTTTATTGTTTCAGCAGCTATTATTTGATGTCCTCTTCTTTTTAAGTGATACAAAAAAGATTAAATGCTGCTGTCAAAACGAAATACATCATTATGTTTGGAGATTTAGCAGTAAATGAAGTGCAAAAGTAAGGaactttttgtttctgtttttcattCACAGTCACACTTATAACTTATCAGTACTACGAGGGAAGCTACTGCTATACATTCATCGATAAAGAAAGGGAGATGTTATGTCTTTTTTGAAAGTATACGCTTGTTATTCTAATGCTGGCTTTCTGAGTCTGTTCTTCTCAGTGTTTCTTATTTCATATTACGTGCTCTTCTTTGATTTGTGCACTACCATAAAGCCTTTGAAGGTTGACTCTTTTGGTGGTTCATAGATGTGCTTCTCATGGTTGAATTCGGAATGCAGGGAACTAGGCTGGGAAGCTCAGATCCAAAGGGCTGTTTTAGTGAGTATTGTGTTGTTATTGGATTCTTACAACTTTTAGTGCCTTCAAATGTTCATTGGCTAATATTGCAGCAAACAATCTAGTGCTATCAATAATTGCCTACCATGCTCAGCCTAAAGGGGCTAGATTTTCTTGAGTTTGGAAACACGGGATGGGAGTGCTACTTGAAGAGATAGCTTGATTGATATATACACGCTTACATATACGAAAACTTACTCTTTCTTTATCCACTTCTTTAGGAAGCATGCAGGAGATCAAACATTTTTATACTTCTCAAATCCTAGACCTCCAACCTACTTTGATTTGTATAATTCCACCATTTGAGGaatttatctctctctccttccagTTGACGTCAAGGAATCATGATTGACCcgaataacttttttttatgttgaatGAGAGGGAATGATCTAGTAATTGTGGAATTTTCCATTCTCAGAAAACACACATCGGTCAACAAACAAGTGAAACAGCTTTGCTCCTTATTCTGTATGTTTGTTTTTTCGTTCACTTTCTATCTCATCCCTCAAAAAGTTCATTGGTAATTTGTTTGTACCTGTGGGTTTATCGCATTACGATTCATGCCTGTTGTACGAGGTTTGCCCCGTTTACGGCACCTTGcttttaaataatattttttctcttatcagaaaaaaaaactagtggAAAGGGCATAGTCATTATGGTATTCACAGTATTATAAGTTGTGTGATTAATAGCTAcagatttcctttttttatctCTTGAAGTTCATCTTCCTTTTATCTTCCATAGAAATCCCAAATATGCACACACATTGGCCTATGTAAAGGCCCTTTGATTATATTTCAATGATTTCATCACCATGAGGAAATCCTTATTTTCTCCTGGATTTCAGGAATTTTTGTGGTTCCTTTGTAGATGTGGATGCATATACCTCAAAGATTGCTATTTCCTTCTTTTGTATTGTTTGGTAAAGATTCTAATTTCTTAGATGACTCTATGTTGTAACCTCATCAATGCAGAGATTGGACTTCCGTCTGGAAAGTCACTTTTCCAACTTCAAGCTGAGCGAATTTTATGTCTGCAAAAATTAGCGGCTCAATCTCTAAGTGAGGGTGAGGTTCATCTTCTGCGTTCTTTAGTCCATACTTGGTGACTCTTGCCATCCTAATTCTTCAGCTAAATTTTATGCAGGCTCGGCTGGGTTTGTGCATATTCATTGGTACATAATGACAAGCCCATTTACTGACGACCCAACACGCAAATTCTTTGAATGTCACAAATATTTTGGTCTTGAAGCTGATCAAGTAAGATGCAGCAATTTTTTGTGCTTTGGACGTAGTTCTTAGTATTTACTTAACCTTTCAGAAGACATCTTTTCATGCAGGTCACCTTCTTCCAACAGGGTACCATACCTTGTGTCTCAAAGGATGGTAGATTTATAATGGAAACCCCATACAGAGtaggttttgttcttttttttcttgcacaTACTGTTTCTTTTTATGTAAATCTTGGTGGAGTCTCTTGATTTGAATTAGTCTTTGGAATTCCCTGCTATTTGTTGGAGACTTGAAGAAATAACCAACTTAGCTGCTGCCCAGAATTGGTAAAATGCTAAAAGTAAAGCTTATCCAGCTTGGCAAATTAATGATCTAGTCTTGGGTTTACATTCTATGCATATCTAGTGGTAGCTGTTGCAAAGGATCAACCTATCACAAGTGGTAGTGATTAGAAGGACCAAGTAATCCCAAGATCTTCTTAGGTACTTTGTGTATTCATATATTATGCAATTTGTTCTTTGAAAGGGATTATGTTTTGCCGCATATCCCTTTCCAattattttgttctatttttcagGGCCAGTTTCTGAGTTTCACACCTAGTTTTGTCACTTTCGTAGCTGACGAAAAACCTGTGAAATTTTGAAAGCAAAAAGAACGTCTCGTAGAACCTAAAGGCAGTTCCCACTCATTTTGTATCAGATGTACATTAGAACTTTAGGTGGAGCCTGAGATGTCTGAAGATCAAGAAACGATAAGTCCTAAAGCAATGCAACACTAGTTGGGAAAAAAGTAAAGACATAATATAGGCAACAAATAACAAAGAAGAGTAAATCGAGGCAAGGAAAGCAATAGTGTTAAGTTGACAATTGTCTCGAAAACTTAAGCTGTTTGAAAATTTGTCTGGATACTATGTTCTACCTTTATGCTTAAGTCAACAAGTGTATTGTTTTCTCTGGGGTTGGGAGCGAACATTTCCTGGCATCACAATATGTGTATGATTGAACAAAACTGACTGAGAATACAGTATTTGTCATTTTTGCTGATATGATCCTGTATTATTGTTAAGTTCCAGTAGTCCCAAAAGATTAAGCCTTTAGGAAAAGggtccaacaatgtatatcaagctatctaacaccctccctcatgtgcaaccccgtcttgcacgtggagatgcaaACATCCACACATATTGCGGTGGAATGCGAAGGGGAGAAACGTAATGCAAACAGGGACCAAATGCAAATaaagacttgaacccaagatgTCACACCCCATCCCGAAAAAAAATACCACACTAAATTTATTTTC
The sequence above is a segment of the Rhododendron vialii isolate Sample 1 chromosome 13a, ASM3025357v1 genome. Coding sequences within it:
- the LOC131313033 gene encoding UDP-N-acetylglucosamine diphosphorylase 1-like isoform X4; the protein is MREPATQFVDGNNNGSSSPPQALLERLKDYGQEDAFTLWDELSPDERDLLVRDIEGIDLPRIDRIVRCSFQSQGVQAAAIEPVPEGSVSTVEERTLEEREKWWKMGLKAISDGKLAVLLLSGGQWEFGDGYVHAIQGTRLGSSDPKGCFKIGLPSGKSLFQLQAERILCLQKLAAQSLSEGSAGFVHIHWYIMTSPFTDDPTRKFFECHKYFGLEADQVTFFQQGTIPCVSKDGRFIMETPYRVAKAPDGNGGVYSALKSSRLLEDMATRGVKYLDCYGVDNALVRVGDPTFLGYFIDKGVAAAAKVVRKAYPQEKVGVFVRRGKGGPLSVVEYSELDPSLAGAINQGTGRLRFCWSNLCLHMFTLDFLNQVASGLEKDSMCGSFTALFLCWRKPRSYLPWENISCTL
- the LOC131313033 gene encoding UDP-N-acetylglucosamine diphosphorylase 1-like isoform X3; translation: MREPATQFVDGNNNGSSSPPQALLERLKDYGQEDAFTLWDELSPDERDLLVRDIEGIDLPRIDRIVRCSFQSQGVQAAAIEPVPEGSVSTVEERTLEEREKWWKMGLKAISDGKLAVLLLSGGQWEFGDGYVHAIQGTRLGSSDPKGCFKIGLPSGKSLFQLQAERILCLQKLAAQSLSEGSAGFVHIHWYIMTSPFTDDPTRKFFECHKYFGLEADQVTFFQQGTIPCVSKDGRFIMETPYRVAKAPDGNGGVYSALKSSRLLEDMATRGVKYLDCYGVDNALVRVGDPTFLGYFIDKGVAAAAKVVRKAYPQEKVGVFVRRGKGGPLSVVEYSELDPSLAGAINQGTGRLRFCWSNLCLHMFTLDFLNQVASGLEKDSIYHLAEKKIPSIHGQTMGYKLEQFIFDAFPYSPSTALFEVWKFHRFVLMLEKT